The DNA region CATCTTTCTTGCAAATTAAGTGGGTGTCCAGTATTTCCATGTAGTTGAGCTTTCAGAGACAGACACTCAAGCATGTCATTAGGATATACCATCTTGGCTCTGGTTGTATTAATTATGCCTGAAGAGTTTAATACCCATCCAATTCCAAAGGCGGAAGAACACACAAACGGGCATGGTAATCGGAAAGACCAGGCTGTAAAAACACAGGCTGGTTGTGCTAGTGCAGCCCTGTGGGAAGTTTTCTTCCACAGAGGCCGAGGATAACAGCCCTAATGAGACCAATGGAATAAGGACAGTCAACGTAGAAAGAGACAGAAACATTCTTCTCTTCCACTTATTAACCGccattctgacttttttttttttttttttttttttttttgcggtacgcgggcctctcactgttgtggcccctcccattgcggagcacgggctccggacgcgcaggctcagcggccatggctcacgggcccagccgctccgcggcacgtggaatcctcccggactggggcgcgaacccgtctcccctgcatcggcaggcggactctcaaccactgcaccaccagggaaaccccaaaccCCACTCTGACTTTTTAAAAGGTGGGTGGTATTTAGAAAATTTAGTTGTGTGTGTTGTCGTTTTCAAGTGTGATCTAATGCTGCTccatttcttcttgcttcttattTTGATGTGTCATCCTAGCTGCCTGTGGTATCATATTAGGAATCCCATCAATAATTGGATAGGCTATTCCTAACTCTTCGTTAATTAATTCATTTGGCGATGCTTCATATCGGAGCGGCTTTT from Mesoplodon densirostris isolate mMesDen1 chromosome 1, mMesDen1 primary haplotype, whole genome shotgun sequence includes:
- the LOC132483137 gene encoding phosphatidylinositol N-acetylglucosaminyltransferase subunit Y-like, which produces MFLSLSTLTVLIPLVSLGLLSSASVEENFPQGCTSTTSLCFYSLVFPITMPVCVFFRLWNWMGIKLFRHN